AAATCCGCGTGGCCCTCTCGAACGGGCGTCGAATCGGACGCGGAGACCGACAGTTCGAGTTCTTCCTCGGCGGGATCGTCGTCTCGCGCACCGACCGTCGTGAGTGATGCGAGCGTGCCACCGATCAGCAGCGTTGCCCCTCCCGCGATCAGACTCCGTCTATTGTGGTTCGACATACTCCACTCCTCACCGAACTCGTATGTCACTATCACTATCATATACACTGTTGAAAGGAGTGAAACAATCGATGTCTGATAATTAGTGGGCCGTTATCCGCCCGGTTTCGCTCGATTCAAAACCGCCGGCAAACCGCTTTCCGGATCCTGAATCAGCTGTTACCGTTCTGAGCCGTGAAATGCTGCGTGGATCGCCCGTGCTCGCGTCTCGCCGATCCCGTCGATCCGTTCGAGGTCCGAAACGCTCGCTTCGAGCAGGCCCGCGACGGTCGGGTACGCCTCGTACAGCGTCGCCGCGAGTCCGGGCCCGATACCGTCGATACAGCCGTACATCCGCTTCGTCATCGGTTCGCGACGGCTCGGAACCGAGCCGGTGGGGAGCCGTCGCCGGGAGGGATCCTCCGCGTGTTTGCGTCCGAGTCGGACCGCGAAGTCGACGAGCCGTCGACGATCCGTACAGGGAATAACTGGAACCGCCTGTCGGGCCGTGATCGACGCCATCGAGCCCCGAATTGCGGCCGGATCGACGCTCGTTCGCAGCGCGTCGAGATCCGCAAAGTCCCCCTCGAGAAGCAGGTAGGGGTGGTCGTAGCTCGCGGCCAGTCGCTCGAGTTGCTCGTGGAGATCCGGGCCGGCACGACCCATGACGCCGTTGACGTAATCGCGGGGCGTTTTCCGCTCGACGGCGACCGATCCGATAACGAGGTCACCGGCGGGGAGCCGATCGATCGCGACGTCCGAGACGTCGGCGTGGCTCCGTACGGCCTCGATCAGTCCGGCGGGCTCCCGGTCGTCGACGGTAACCGCGACGCGCATACGCGAGTAGTACGGTCTCGATCGGGGAACGGGTACCGGTCGGAGTAACGAAGACCGGTACCTTCTATCAGCGCGGACACATAGTGTCGACGAATGGCTTTCGCACGGACTCGCGACGATACCCGTCTCCTCGTCGTCGAACCCGCCCCCGCGGACGAGGAGACGACCACGATCACAGAGCGTGCACGCGAGACGGACGCCGTCGCCGACGTACGCTCGTTCGCGAGCGCGCAGGCGGCGCTCGAGTCCCTCGAGTCGAACGCGATCGACTGTATCGTGTGCGCTCACGAACTGGGTACGACGAACGGCCTCGACCTGCTCGAGACGATTCGAGACCGCGAGCCGAATCTGCCGGTCGTGTTCGCACCGGCGAACGGCGACGAGAGGCTCGCCAGCGACGCGGTCGCCGCGGGTGTCACCGAGTACGTGCCCCGCGAGCGGCGGGACTCGCTCGCGGCGGCGATCGACAGCGCGATCGCGCGAGGTCAAACGGATCGAGCCGCGCAGGAACGCGCCCGCCAGTTCGAGTCGATCTTCGAGGATTCGGACACCTACTCGTGGGTGCTCGAGCCCGACGGTGACGTTCGCCGGACGAATACGGGCGCACTCGAGGCGATCGACGCGACCGAAAGCGACGTCCAGGGCCGTCCGTTCTGGGCGCTCCCCTGGTGGGAGCGTACCGAAGACGGACGGGAAGCGATCCGGACCGCAGTAGAGCGGGCAGCGGACGGAACGGCCGCACACCGAGAACTGACTCGAACGGTACCGCCGGAGACCGAACGTGACCGAACCGACGCGGGTGGGGCGCGGACCTTCGAGGTATCGGTGCGACCGGTGCGAGACGAGATCGGAACGGTCGTCTCGCTGTTCGCCCAGGCGACGGACGTCACCGAACGCGTCCGACTCGAGGCGGAGCTTCGGGAGTCCGAGGAACTCCACCGGGTGACGCTCAACAACATGACCGACACCGTCCTCATCACCGACGACGACGGTGCGTTCACCTACGTCTGTCCGAACGTCCACTTCATCTTCGGCTACACCGACGACGAGATCCACGAAATGGGGACGATCGACGAGCTGCTCGCACCGGAGCTCTTCGATCGCGAGGAACTCGCCGAGGAGGGCGTCCTGACGAATATCGAGTGTACGGCGACGGACAAAGCGGGACGCGAGCACACCCTGCTGGTCAACGTCCGCGAGGTGTCGATTCAGGACGGGACGATCCTCTACAGCTGCCGCGACGTTACTAAACGCAAGCGCCGCGAGGAAGCGCTGACGGCGCTCCACCGGACCGCTCGAGCGCTGCTGTACGCCGAAACGGACCGCGAAATCGCCGACCGAATCGTCGCGGACGGCACGGACGTGCTCGACCTGGGGGCCAGCGCGGCCTTCCGATTCGACACCGACGAGAACGTGTTACAACCGGTCGCGTCCTCGCCGGGAATGGACCGACTACACGGACCGTTACCGACCAGACGAGCGAACGACGAGAGCGTTCCGGGCCAGGTCTTCGTCGAGGGCGAACCGCGGTTCTTCGCGGACGTCCACGAGTCGTCGTCGCTGTCGAATCCGACCACGGAGCTTCGAAGCGCCGGTTTCGTTCCCCTGGGCGATCACGGCGTCTTCGTCGCCGGCTCACCGACGGTCGACGCCTTCGACGAC
This DNA window, taken from Natronococcus sp. CG52, encodes the following:
- a CDS encoding ERCC4 domain-containing protein is translated as MRVAVTVDDREPAGLIEAVRSHADVSDVAIDRLPAGDLVIGSVAVERKTPRDYVNGVMGRAGPDLHEQLERLAASYDHPYLLLEGDFADLDALRTSVDPAAIRGSMASITARQAVPVIPCTDRRRLVDFAVRLGRKHAEDPSRRRLPTGSVPSRREPMTKRMYGCIDGIGPGLAATLYEAYPTVAGLLEASVSDLERIDGIGETRARAIHAAFHGSER
- a CDS encoding bacterio-opsin activator domain-containing protein translates to MAFARTRDDTRLLVVEPAPADEETTTITERARETDAVADVRSFASAQAALESLESNAIDCIVCAHELGTTNGLDLLETIRDREPNLPVVFAPANGDERLASDAVAAGVTEYVPRERRDSLAAAIDSAIARGQTDRAAQERARQFESIFEDSDTYSWVLEPDGDVRRTNTGALEAIDATESDVQGRPFWALPWWERTEDGREAIRTAVERAADGTAAHRELTRTVPPETERDRTDAGGARTFEVSVRPVRDEIGTVVSLFAQATDVTERVRLEAELRESEELHRVTLNNMTDTVLITDDDGAFTYVCPNVHFIFGYTDDEIHEMGTIDELLAPELFDREELAEEGVLTNIECTATDKAGREHTLLVNVREVSIQDGTILYSCRDVTKRKRREEALTALHRTARALLYAETDREIADRIVADGTDVLDLGASAAFRFDTDENVLQPVASSPGMDRLHGPLPTRRANDESVPGQVFVEGEPRFFADVHESSSLSNPTTELRSAGFVPLGDHGVFVAGSPTVDAFDDVSRELTELLAATAEAALDRVERERTLRERDRELKRRNRQLTRLNQVNEIIREIDAALVRAETRDEIERAVCERLTAAERFAFAWIGTTDAAGDRLESNAHDGTGRGQEYLDSVSFSLADATEPAARTAATREVTVVPNVVDRLHDEPWRKAALSRDYQSAIGVPLAYDEFTYGVLTVYADRPDAFDETTRAVLAELGETIASAIAAVERKRALLTDSRTRFEFDVNDDSFVFTQLARRADCVLSFDGGVRQHDERISVFVTVDGAPVADVATAAADLVAVEDVRVISVEQAGDGPGGTVLLELTQPFLALQLADHGVVLRRLEATPEAAQLVVDVPSAVNASGSVDLVTNAFTEVELRSKRTVERTSPRDLHSELVDRLTERQLEVVQMAYYGGYFESPRERSGEDVAETLDISPAAFYRHIRRVQRSLFVVLFEEAGLPADAAPGVE